One window of the Lepidochelys kempii isolate rLepKem1 chromosome 23, rLepKem1.hap2, whole genome shotgun sequence genome contains the following:
- the SLC38A5 gene encoding sodium-coupled neutral amino acid transporter 5 isoform X1 — translation MELQKMEEQEGLEMLNGSVPECDKASSLEDGPSPGRDPTAEVTAAEQEGFLPHAAGKKLSQFTDFEGKTSFGMSVFNLSNAIMGSGILGLAYAMSNTGIVLFVVLLICIALLSAYSIHLLLKCAGVVGIRAYEELGYRAFGPGGKVVAAVVICVHNTGAMSSYLYIVKYELPLVIQTFLGLTENTETWYMNGNVLIIIVSVCVILPLALMKHLGYLGYTSGLSLTCMVFFLMSVIYKKFQISCPLNGTEPVTSLVYYNGHNASSAGTAGDECTAQTFTVNSQTAYTIPILAFAFVCHPEVLPIYTELRRASKRRMQNVANVSILAMFVMYLLTAIFGYLTFYGNVESEMLHTYSEVDPLDRLILCVRLAVLMAVTLTVPVVLFPIRRAIQQLLFHGKDFSWVRHVSIAIGLLFVVNLLVIFVPNIRDIFGVIGATSAPSLIFILPSIFYLRIVPNEKEPLRSRPKIQAACFAALGFIFMVMSLSFIVADWVTTGRSSGGGH, via the exons ATGGAGCTGCAGAAGATGgaagagcaggaggggctggagatGTTAAACGGGTCTGTCCCGGAGTGCGACAAAGCCAGCAGCCTGGAGGATGG CCCTTCCCCTGGCAGGGACCCCACGGCGGAGGTGACAGCGGCCGAGCAGGAGGGCTTCCTGCCCCACGCCGCCGGCAAGAAGCTGAGCCAGTTCACTGAC TTCGAGGGGAAGACGTCGTTCGGGATGTCGGTCTTTAACCTCAGCAACGCCATCATGGGCAGCGGCATCCTGGGCCTTGCCTACGCCATGAGCAACACGGGCATTGTGCTCTTCGT CGTGCTATTGATCTGCATCGCGCTGCTCTCCGCGTACTCCATCCACCTGCTGCTGAAATGTGCTGGCGTCGTAG GGATCCGCGCCTACGAAGAGCTGGGTTACCGGGCGTTCGGCCCGGGCGGCAAGGTGGTGGCGGCGGTGGTCATCTGTGTGCACAACACGGGAG CCATGTCCAGTTACCTGTACATTGTGAAATACGAGTTGCCTTTAGTGATACAGACGTTCCTGGGCCTGACGGAGAACACGGA GACCTGGTACATGAATGGCAACGTGCTAATTATCATCGTCAGCGTCTGTGTCATCCTGCCCCTGGCGCTCATGAAACATCTCG gctaTCTGGGGTACACCAGCGGGCTCTCGCTGACCTGCATGGTCTTCTTCCTCATGTCG GTGATCTACAAGAAGTTCCAGATCTCCTGCCCGCTGAACGGGACCGAGCCCGTGACATCCCTCGTCTACTACAATGGGCACAATGCCAGCTCCGCGGGCACCGCTGGGGACGAGTGCACGGCCCAGACCTTCACCGTCAACTCCCAG acGGCGTACACCATCCCCATCTTGGCTTTTGCATTCGTCTGTCACCCAGAGGTGCTGCCCATCTACACAGAGCTACGCAG GGCCTCGAAGCGGCGCATGCAGAATGTGGCGAACGTCTCCATCCTGGCCATGTTCGTCATGTACCTGCTGACGGCCATCTTCGGCTACCTCACCTTCTACG GGAACGTCGAGTCGGAAATGCTGCACACGTACAGCGAGGTGGATCCCCTGGACCGGCTCATCCTCTGCGTCCGACTGGCCGTGCTGATGGCCGTCACGCTGACGGTACCCGTGGTGCTCTTCCCG ATCCGCAGAGCCATCCAGCAGCTACTCTTCCATGGGAAGGATTTTAGCTGGGTTCGACATGTGAGCATCGCTATCGGCCTTCTGTTCGTTGTCAATCTCCTCGTCATCTTTGTCCCTAACATCCGGGATATCTTTGGAGTCATTG gcGCCACCTCTGCCCCCAGTCTCATCTTCATCCTCCCCAGCATCTTCTACCTCCGCATCGTTCCCAATGAAAAAGAACCGCTGAGATCCAGGCCAAAAATCCAG gccGCCTGTTTTGCTGCCCTCGGCTTCATCTTCATGGTGATGAGTCTCAGCTTCATCGTGGCTGACTGGGTGACGACCGGCCGCAGCAGCGGCGGGGGGCACTga
- the SLC38A5 gene encoding sodium-coupled neutral amino acid transporter 5 isoform X2, translated as MELQKMEEQEGLEMLNGSVPECDKASSLEDGDPTAEVTAAEQEGFLPHAAGKKLSQFTDFEGKTSFGMSVFNLSNAIMGSGILGLAYAMSNTGIVLFVVLLICIALLSAYSIHLLLKCAGVVGIRAYEELGYRAFGPGGKVVAAVVICVHNTGAMSSYLYIVKYELPLVIQTFLGLTENTETWYMNGNVLIIIVSVCVILPLALMKHLGYLGYTSGLSLTCMVFFLMSVIYKKFQISCPLNGTEPVTSLVYYNGHNASSAGTAGDECTAQTFTVNSQTAYTIPILAFAFVCHPEVLPIYTELRRASKRRMQNVANVSILAMFVMYLLTAIFGYLTFYGNVESEMLHTYSEVDPLDRLILCVRLAVLMAVTLTVPVVLFPIRRAIQQLLFHGKDFSWVRHVSIAIGLLFVVNLLVIFVPNIRDIFGVIGATSAPSLIFILPSIFYLRIVPNEKEPLRSRPKIQAACFAALGFIFMVMSLSFIVADWVTTGRSSGGGH; from the exons ATGGAGCTGCAGAAGATGgaagagcaggaggggctggagatGTTAAACGGGTCTGTCCCGGAGTGCGACAAAGCCAGCAGCCTGGAGGATGG GGACCCCACGGCGGAGGTGACAGCGGCCGAGCAGGAGGGCTTCCTGCCCCACGCCGCCGGCAAGAAGCTGAGCCAGTTCACTGAC TTCGAGGGGAAGACGTCGTTCGGGATGTCGGTCTTTAACCTCAGCAACGCCATCATGGGCAGCGGCATCCTGGGCCTTGCCTACGCCATGAGCAACACGGGCATTGTGCTCTTCGT CGTGCTATTGATCTGCATCGCGCTGCTCTCCGCGTACTCCATCCACCTGCTGCTGAAATGTGCTGGCGTCGTAG GGATCCGCGCCTACGAAGAGCTGGGTTACCGGGCGTTCGGCCCGGGCGGCAAGGTGGTGGCGGCGGTGGTCATCTGTGTGCACAACACGGGAG CCATGTCCAGTTACCTGTACATTGTGAAATACGAGTTGCCTTTAGTGATACAGACGTTCCTGGGCCTGACGGAGAACACGGA GACCTGGTACATGAATGGCAACGTGCTAATTATCATCGTCAGCGTCTGTGTCATCCTGCCCCTGGCGCTCATGAAACATCTCG gctaTCTGGGGTACACCAGCGGGCTCTCGCTGACCTGCATGGTCTTCTTCCTCATGTCG GTGATCTACAAGAAGTTCCAGATCTCCTGCCCGCTGAACGGGACCGAGCCCGTGACATCCCTCGTCTACTACAATGGGCACAATGCCAGCTCCGCGGGCACCGCTGGGGACGAGTGCACGGCCCAGACCTTCACCGTCAACTCCCAG acGGCGTACACCATCCCCATCTTGGCTTTTGCATTCGTCTGTCACCCAGAGGTGCTGCCCATCTACACAGAGCTACGCAG GGCCTCGAAGCGGCGCATGCAGAATGTGGCGAACGTCTCCATCCTGGCCATGTTCGTCATGTACCTGCTGACGGCCATCTTCGGCTACCTCACCTTCTACG GGAACGTCGAGTCGGAAATGCTGCACACGTACAGCGAGGTGGATCCCCTGGACCGGCTCATCCTCTGCGTCCGACTGGCCGTGCTGATGGCCGTCACGCTGACGGTACCCGTGGTGCTCTTCCCG ATCCGCAGAGCCATCCAGCAGCTACTCTTCCATGGGAAGGATTTTAGCTGGGTTCGACATGTGAGCATCGCTATCGGCCTTCTGTTCGTTGTCAATCTCCTCGTCATCTTTGTCCCTAACATCCGGGATATCTTTGGAGTCATTG gcGCCACCTCTGCCCCCAGTCTCATCTTCATCCTCCCCAGCATCTTCTACCTCCGCATCGTTCCCAATGAAAAAGAACCGCTGAGATCCAGGCCAAAAATCCAG gccGCCTGTTTTGCTGCCCTCGGCTTCATCTTCATGGTGATGAGTCTCAGCTTCATCGTGGCTGACTGGGTGACGACCGGCCGCAGCAGCGGCGGGGGGCACTga